Sequence from the Diadema setosum chromosome 18, eeDiaSeto1, whole genome shotgun sequence genome:
AGAAATAGAAAAACTCATAAATCAAGTAAGAAAACAGATGGTTATCCTTCAGAAATTGCGCTAACCTTGTACATGTTCTCGTGGCTTCCGGTAATTGAATAAATTATTGAGCTGCTATGTAAATAGTGCTACTTTTGCAGAAATTGGTCTTTGGTTTTGGTAACAGTTATTATGCTTTAACATGAGCATCTGCTCTAATCTAGTACGATTTCAGTTGTTGCATGTTATCAGAATATAATTTTCTGCAAATACTCGCTCGTACATATACAACTTGACGGTAAAGcttgttttatgatatttttaaaGTCATAAATGAGGATGGATTTACAATATGATGATATTAATGACGCCAGGTTTACCTAAGAGTTAATCATGAATGACTGACAGGCAGGTCATTCAAGGGGCAGTGTTTTCTCTGATTGATATTTCTGAATGCATTGATAAGTTACTGAATTTCTGATGATACCATTCTTTATTTCGTAGGATAACGTCGAGCTTAtagatagtgtgtgtgtgtgtgtgtgtgtgtgtgtgtgtgtgtgtgtgtgtgtgtgtgtgtatgtgtgtgacacCATCATCTCTTTCCATCATCTAGCATATGAAGAGATCGAACGCAAAAACAGGTAAATGCCACTttcaaaatatctaaaaaattatgtcatcatcaaataaagaaaaatagttCTTCTGGAGACCCTAAATCTCGAGACAATTTCTCTTCGAGTACTAGTCTGTTCTTGCATGGTATTATTAATTCTAACCCCGCCTTTTCTcgccccccccctctctttctcttataAAATCATAATCCTTTTTCCCTTCAGATTTATTCTGTAATTTTGCAGTTATTATAAATCTGACAACCAGAGTATTGTGGTACATGATTGTGGATAACCAAAGTATATCACCGGTAAACAGCTGAGGGACTGTTTTGATGATCTTGTTCTAAGCCACTTGGGTAGAGCGTCCGTGTCGCCATACtgcatgtatactgtatttCTACTCTTGAACTGCCTTTCGCCCTTTTCACAAGACGGGTCGAAGAACTTATTGAGGATTTCAccacaataagccagttcggagttccactttgcgcatgagcagaaacaaggtcattcggaccaacaggcatgttagTTTTTAAATTTAAtaggataagcatctgtcataaagtaatgattattcatgtaatccttataaatgccgcttgccagcacatccacctgacagcaaaagtggtatttggcaatatcaatagaaagagattgtcaatacatccaatgcaaaataatgaaatggatgctttctcaagtgtgaattgacagatcattctgctcatctggtctacgcaagtttattctttgtttgaacgggattgatgaatcccataaattgtttggttatacgtaaagcttatgcattatgtcgctctgaaaacgagtgaagtgcccctaaccaactgagaaaaaagaagggtcattcgtaccaatgtgcccatgagctaactccgaactggcttataggcGAGGCTCGTGCTGGTTACGGAGGCTACCAGTGACGTATCAGACGACCTTTTACTTAATGATACACAATAATACCTCTGGATTCAGCAAGTGGCATGGGGCAAGATCATCCTATTAGTCACTCTAgtctttatttcaatttgtatACCGGTAATCTGCGGACCCAGTGAATGAAGCAGTAGGCcccattacatgtattttgttgggcacatcagtgaagtttgagaaaaacATGTGTCGTCaacgctggatgagaagaccgcAACAATTTGTACTTTCACAGTGAGGCAACGATGATTGAGAAAATATTGAGAGAAATCAGTATACTTTCATTTTTACAgcacaatgaaaaaacaaaaaacaaaaccccagtCTTCGGAAAGCCGGGGAATCACATGGAccttgttcgtttgtttgtttgtttgttcatttccatctgagaagatggctggatagcccatattcagctacactaagctggtcttccatggggtccagttggatgcgaggagggaccacttcactgggttagactaaggaggttttatacatggagtaacaacagtttcattccctttgatctcatgtttgatgccgccactaagaaatattttaagtatgtgcaaaactggagctgcctcacagataggaagacaattgaccagtgtctcattgcataatcaccagccactttcaaaggaagataatatgtctttgtgatggtaattacttttcgctaccccttcttaataaaaggtaggcggtacagacacgaggatgcgcgaacagaaattgagcaaaaaatgctgaaataaagctgaaaattactcgactgggcatattcaattcaattcatttcaaagtttatttcatttttcgacaaaagaCACACTTCTTTTGaaaacagagaataaggtaaacataacattatgtatcgaagagaatgtaaaacaattgaggaggaccttatagtaattatacattgtagtaaaaaaaacaacaacaacccagaagtgatcgaaataaagtacatgtataactttgcttaacgtgcgaaaaatggagagacccactaaaaagacagagcttgtagaatgtgggcccctctgaaATAATAACATCACTGgaaagattaattgaagcatcataaatacaaaaggagaaaaaaaagaggaagaagtctggaagcccactgagaattagattcacagataaatacacttacTATCATAGACGTGAACAACATGGgacaagactagacaacaaaacaactgctggagaaaaggctgtacggaacaaaacgggatggacaagactaacagacgcgaacaaacatgaaacaagactagacaacaaaacaactactgaagaaaaggctgtacgggacaaaacggaatggaaaCGATTAACAATAtgtgggcactaatctgatatatctatcaataaagaattatacttgaagattattccatattacttTCAATTGGGGAAATTAAgccgaaaagtgataaaaccagctttccaggatggtacagttttaaacattttcacatgatacagctctgatttacacttttgtgcaaattaaatggacggaattgacttttgttttgcaTGCTTTATCatgaagtgaaatttcatttcatttaatgaaaaaataggcaaaatatggccaacattatgataacgttcaaaataaatcttcagattgctcagcaagacggcggcgtcgaacatcgattatcaaaggcacaagtgcacctgtggaattcttttgtacattgatagaaatctgacaactgtttgaataattacagccagttggaactccatgtataaaacctccttggttgaacaccttgctctttgcgatgaatgaatgaagcgggatctttcaCGTGcacgagttgtgactctctcacacacgggacctccatcttatgtcctatccgagggacagagtgttttgcctcttgctagaggggacggtatgattacacacaacattggtcagtccagactcgggttcgaacccgggtccttaggatcgtgaggcaaacacgctaccgactgagccaactcaccgccctattAACCGTATGGCATGTGATGTGCACTACTcatgatgaaacaaaataagGAAGTACACAAAAGTGCGGTGACTGGGCCGTAACTTGAAGATAGAACCAGCTCGTATCCTCGTGAGAGGCTTTCTGTTGACGCGTTACGAAGTTAACGTCATGAATACACTTTATTTTAGTGATGAACTTTTATGACATAATGGCAGAAAACTCCTTATTGACAGAAATGGAGACGCATTTATTATACATAATTCTGGAAAAAAGAAAGCGTAGGGGGAGATGGGTAGGGGAATAGAGGGaggggagaaggagagagggagaagtgggggggggggtagtttgCAAGCACAAACCCTCGTCGGTCGTAAAGAGGAGCCAGTGCCATAGCATCCCTTTCAGGATTTTTCCATGTACCATGGACCGAGGTccatcaaggaggtactaggcgagctcgcctagtgCCTCCTTGGGTCCatgcatataggcctaccatgtacatgtagttctatATGTACTAGGTGCTCCCGACAAGGTTGGGTTGATGTAGACCTCCTGACCACGACTGCAATCACGGCTTACGCATGGTGATACACGTGTTCTACTACAATAGAATCGACGTTATAATCAAATGTGGTGGAATTATATTCGTTCTAATCAAAGTCTTCTTCGTCTCCATTCCTTCAGTGTTCGTCGAATACGAGAATGTGTACAACACAGACCTGGTCGTCGTCACTCTCTTGTTCATGATCCCCGCCGTCGTTTTTGCCGTGGTCGCCACTTTCTTCAGCTATCTGAATACCACACGTGTGCCGCCAGAAACTTTGCACGGGAGACCAGGACTGTATCTATGGAACGGCATTGGACgtaagaatgtttgtttgtttgtctgtttgtctgtccgtctgcctgtctgtctgttttctctctctccgttTCTTCACATTTCAGTGTAGGGCCTATTGGAGTGTATAGGCAAAAGGTCGGTGTCTGGCGAGGTACAATGTTATGGCAGAGTTTGAACAAGGTTGGTGTATAGCTCGCCAACCATTGCTTTAAAAACAGTGACAACGGTTAGATTGGACATATTAACAATCATGATCATATACTGTCTTAAATGTACAGTCTTTCCTGTTCGTTTGTATATTATAGTCTAAACAATTACTGTTTCACAAGGTTATTCTaaaatcatttcctttttctgtgactttatattttgatatatgcTCATCGAGGTAGATAATACGATGGTGAGGTAGGAGTTATCTATAGTTGTAACTTTCTCTTCAAACCTATTCCCACTCACCCTTTCCCTCCCCTTTTCCGTCTTTCACTCGCTTTCTTGGATCATCTCTGATATCAATCTTTGACTCTTTGTTTGCCTCcgttacattttccaacttaatttgtcagtaaacGTGAAACATATGGCACTTACAGCTGTATTTCATACACAATCATTTCATTTGGGCATTATAATAGTTATCgtgaataattatgatgatgattacaataacaacaacatcattatcactatctgTCATAATTTGATATCCTCGACATCTGTATATCCCATTAAGTTTGATATGTTTGTTGTGGCCATGGCATGGTGTCTGTATCGATGTTTATatactttcctctctttttatCCCCGATATTAGTACATGTAGCTCGTGACGAGAAAATCCTAAAGATCTTTTCTATAAGGTAAAGATCTCTATCAGTCTACAAAACTAAATTTCTTAACTCTCGTTCTCAGCCATTTTCGATGTCTGTTTCCACCTTGAGATGACCTTGTGTCAGTCCCTGTCTAGTCTACTATTGTCATTTATATTCTAACAAAATAATTGTTGGTATTTATTTTCCTCTTATAGTTCTGGCCTGCGTGTTGTCGTTGAGTGTCTATGCGGCCCTGTATCTGACCGAAATCCAGTACGAGGCGCTCAGCGTGGAAGACCGCCAGTCCCAGGGAGGGTTCTATACCGACCGCTCGTTGCTAGGTTACTCGTACTGGCTGGTGGTGGCCAGTGCCGTGCTGTTTGTCTTCAACCTCATCTTGATCCTCATGACGCAGCTGGTACAGGATCCCCCGGAGTGGCTGCTGAGACGATATCGCACGGCCGACTTTGAGCAGCCTCCAGCAACCGAGCTAAAACTGGGAATCATATACTAGCCACACAAAccttgtagaaagaaagaaatatttctaaccgtcaaaaacaaaacaaaataaaaagattgatGGCTTATTGTTTGGATAGAAAGTGTGATCGAGACGATCGGTGATCGGTGATCGAGACGAAACCATGCGATCATTGGAAACAAGACTGACCAAAACCAAAGCATCTTATATGATGCTTACCATGCACGACTCTAAGCAACACATTGCACTTGGCGACCAACTACAACGTGACCATGAAGTGTCCTCAACAAAACTCCTTATTTACTTCCACcacatgcacatgcatgcacattaaGGAAACTGTATGATTTCTTAACCTTTTTCTTGACAAACATATTCACTTCCTCTGCATAAGcatgtatataaatacatgaagaaaaacaagacgaaaaccatgaaaaataaGAGACGTTTCTTTCTGCGAAAATGCCCTGTGAGTTTACTGCAGTTGTGgagtagaaaacaaaagaattctTTCATAAATCAAGTCATAATCTCATTAATCTATAATGTCTTGTTTTGCATTCCCAACAGCACAGGATGCAATGTTTCATTTCGACTCGCGCACATACTGAAATGGTCATATCTTTGTACCATTTTGTCTAAATTCTATTAGATTTTATCAACCCGACTCTTTTTCTAGCTAATTTTCAATCATTTCCCATTC
This genomic interval carries:
- the LOC140241386 gene encoding clarin-2-like, which gives rise to MVFVEYENVYNTDLVVVTLLFMIPAVVFAVVATFFSYLNTTRVPPETLHGRPGLYLWNGIGLLACVLSLSVYAALYLTEIQYEALSVEDRQSQGGFYTDRSLLGYSYWLVVASAVLFVFNLILILMTQLVQDPPEWLLRRYRTADFEQPPATELKLGIIY